A single Pseudochaenichthys georgianus chromosome 10, fPseGeo1.2, whole genome shotgun sequence DNA region contains:
- the cyfip2 gene encoding cytoplasmic FMR1-interacting protein 2 — MTTHVTLEDALSNVDLLEELPLPDQQPCIEPPPSSIMYQANFDTNFEDRNAFVTGIARYIEQATVHSSMNEMLEEGHEYAVMLYTWRSCSRAIPQVKCNEQPNRVEIYEKTVEVLEPEVTKLMKFMYFQRKAIERFCSEVKRLCHAERRKDFVSEAYLLTLGKFINMFAVLDELKNMKCSVKNDHSAYKRAAQFLRKMADPQSIQESQNLSMFLANHNRITQCLHQQLEVIPGYEELLADIVNICVDYYENKMYLTPSEKHMLLKVMGFGLYLMDGNVSNIYKLDAKKRINLSKIDKFFKLQVVPLFGDMQIELSRYIETSAHYEENKSKWTCTQSSISPQYNLCEQMVQIREDHIRFISELARYSNSEVVTGSGLDSQKSDEEYRELFDLALRGLQLLSKWSTHVMEVYSWKLVHPTDKFCNKDCPGTAEEYERATRYNYTSEEKFALVEVIAMIKGLQVLMGRMESVFNQAIRNTIYAALQDFAQMTLREPLRQAVRKKKNVLISVLQAIRKTVCDWDGAREPPNDPCLRGEKDPKGGFDIKVPRRAVGPSSTQLYMVRTMLESLIADKSGSKKTLRSSLDGPIVTAIEDFHKHSFFFTHLLNFSEALQQCCDLSQLWFREFFLELTMGRRIQFPIEMSMPWILTDHILETKEPSMMEYVLYPLDLYNDSGYYALTKFKKQFLYDEIEAEVNLCFDQFVYKLADQIFAYYKAMAGSVLLDKRFRAECKNYGVIIPYPPSNRYETLLKQRHVQLLGRSIDLNRLITQRISAAMYKSLDHAISRFESEDLTSIVELEWLLEINRLTHRLLCKHLTLDSFDAMFREANHNVSAPYGRITLHVFWELNFDFLPNYCYNGSTNRFVRTAIPFTQEPQRDKPANVQPYYLYGSKPLNIAYSHIYSSYRNFVGPPHFKTICRLLGYQGIAVVMEELLKIVKSLLQGTILQYVKTLIEVMPKICRLPRHEYGSPGILEFFHHQLKDIIEYAELKTDVFQSLREVGNAILFCLLIEQALSQEEVCDLLHAAPFQNILPRVYIKEGERLEVRMKRLEAKYAPLHLVPLIERLGTPQQIAIAREGDLLTKERLCCGLSMFEVILTRIRSFLQDGVWRGPPPTNGVMHVDECMEFHRLWSAMQFVYCIPVGTHEFTAEQCFGDGLNWAGCAIIVLLGQQRRFDLFDFCYHLLKVQRQDGKDEIIKNVPLKKMADRIRKYQILNNEIFAILNKYMKAVETDSSTVEHVRCFQPPIHQSLATTC, encoded by the exons ATGACGACCCACGTGACCCTGGAGGATGCCCTGTCCAATGTGGACCTGCTGGAGGAGCTGCCCCTCCCGGACCAGCAGCCATGCATTgaaccccccccctcctctattATGTACCAG GCAAATTTTGACACCAACTTTGAAGACAGGAATGCATTTGTGACTGGCATCGCCCGTTATATAGAGCAAGCTACGGTCCACTCCAGCATG AATGAAATGCTGGAGGAAGGACATGAGTACGCTGTGATGCTTTACACTTGgagaagctgctccagagccattccccag GTGAAATGCAACGAGCAGCCCAACAGAGTGGAGatctatgagaaaaccgtggaGGTGCTAGAACCTGAAGTGACCAAGCTCATGAAGTTCATGTACTTCCAG CGGAAAGCTATAGAACGTTTCTGTAGCGAAGTGAAGCGTCTGTGTCACGCCGAGAGAAGGAAGGACTTTGTGTCTGAGGCCTACCTGCTCACTCTGGGAAAATTCATCAACATGTTTGCAGTGCTGGACGAACTGAAGAACATGAAGTGTAGCGTTAAGAACGATCACTCTGCCTACAAAAG GGCAGCTCAATTCTTGAGGAAGATGGCCGACCCTCAGTCCATCCAGGAGTCCCAAAACCTCTCCATGTTTTTAGCCAACCACAACAGGATCACTCAG TGCCTGCATCAACAGTTGGAGGTGATTCCTGGCTACGAGGAGCTTCTGGCAGACATAGTCAACATCTGTGTAGACTATTATGAGAACAAGATGTATTTGACACCCAGTGAGAAACACATGCTGCTAAAG gtgatGGGCTTTGGTCTGTACCTGATGGATGGGAACGTGAGTAATATCTATAAGCTCGACGCCAAAAAGAGGATCAACCTGAGCAAGATTGACAAGTTCTTCAAA CTTCAAGTGGTGCCTCTTTTTGGAGACATGCAGATAGAGCTCTCCCGCTACATCGAGACGAGTGCCCATTATGAAGAGAACAAATCCAA GTGGACGTGCACCCAGAGCAGCATCTCCCCGCAGTACAACCTGTGCGAGCAGATGGTGCAGATCAGGGAGGACCACATCCGCTTCATCTCGGAGCTGGCGCGCTACAGCAACAGCGAGGTGGTGACGGGCTCGGGCCTGGACAGCCAGAAGTCCGACGAGGAGTACAGAGAGCTGTTCGACCTCGCTCTGAGGGGTCTGCAGCTGCTGTCCAAGTGGAGCACGCACGTCATGGAAGTT TACTCGTGGAAGCTGGTCCATCCCACAGATAAATTCTGTAACAAGGACTGTCCTGGCACGGCGGAGGAGTACGAACGAGCCACGCGATACAATTACACCAGTGAGGAGAAATTTGCCCTGGTGGAGGTCATTGCCATGATCAAAGGGCTACAG GTGTTGATGGGCCGAATGGAGTCAGTGTTTAACCAGGCCATCAGGAACACCATCTACGCAGCGCTGCAGGACTTTGCCCAGATGACCCTCAGAGAGCCTCTGCGCCAGGCTGTACGCAAGAAGAAGAACGTCCTCATCAG TGTTCTTCAGGCCATTCGAAAGACTGTCTGTGACTGGGATGGGGCGAGGGAACCTCCAAATGACCCCTGCCTGAGGGGGGAGAAGGACCCCAAAGGTGGATTTGACATCAAAGTGCCCCGCAGGGCTGTAGGGCCCTCTAGCACACAG CTGTACATGGTGCGCACCATGCTGGAGTCATTGATAGCAGATAAGAGTGGCTCCAAGAAGACTCTCCGCAGCAGCCTGGATGGACCCATAGTGACGGCCATAGAAGACTTCCACAAACACTCCTTCTTCTTCACACACCTGCTCAACTTCAGCG AGGCCCTGCAGCAGTGCTGCGACCTGTCCCAGCTGTGGTTCAGAGAGTTCTTCCTGGAGCTGACCATGGGTCGCAGGATCCAGTTCCCCATTGAGATGTCCATGCCCTGGATCCTCACCGACCACATCCTGGAGACCAAGGAGCCCTCCATGATGGA ATATGTGCTGTATCCTCTAGACTTGTATAACGACAGCGGCTACTACGCTCTCACTAAGTTCAAGAAGCAGTTCCTTTATGACGAAATCGAGGCTGAG GTAAACCTCTGCTTCGACCAGTTTGTCTACAAGTTAGCTGATCAGATATTTGCCTACTACAAAGCAATGGCTGGAAG CGTCCTCTTAGATAAGCGCTTCAGAGCAGAGTGTAAAAACTATGGCGTGATCATCCCGTACCCTCCCTCAAACCGCTACGAGACGCTGCTCAAACAGAGACACGTACAG CTGTTAGGCCGCTCCATTGACCTGAACCGTCTGATCACCCAGAGGATCTCGGCAGCGATGTACAAGTCCCTGGACCACGCCATCAGCCGCTTTGAGAGCGAGGACCTCACTTCCATCGTG GAGCTGGAGTGGCtcctggagatcaacagactaACCCACCGGCTCCTCTGCAAGCACCTGACTCTGGACAGCTTCGACGCCATGTTCCGCGAGGCCAACCACAACGTCTCCGCCCCCTACGGACGAATCACGCTCCACGTTTTCTGGGAGCTCAACTTCGACTTCCTCCCCAACTACTGCTACAACGGATCCACAAACCG CTTTGTACGTACAGCCATTCCCTTCACCCAGGAGCCTCAAAGAGACAAGCCAGCCAACGTGCAGCCTTACTACCTGTATGGGTCCAAG CCTCTGAACATTGCCTACTCCCACATATACAGCTCTTACAGAAACTTTGTCGGCCCGCCCCACTTCAAGACCATCTGCCGTCTCCTTGGTTACCAAGGCATCGCTGTAGTGATGGAGGAGCTGCTCAAGATTGTCAAGAGCCTG TTACAGGGCACCATCCTGCAGTACGTAAAAACACTGATCGAAGTCATGCCCAAGATCTGCCGCCTGCCGCGCCATGAGTACGGCTCCCCAG GTATCTTGGAGTTCTTCCACCATCAGCTCAAGGATATCATTGAGTATGCTGAGCTGAAGACAGATGTCTTCCAGAGCCTAAGGGAGGTGGGAAACGCCATCCTCTTCTGCCTTCTCATCGAGCAAGCTCTG TCCCAGGAAGAAgtgtgtgacctgctccatgCCGCCCCCTTCCAGAACATTCTGCCCAGAGTCTACATCAAAG AGGGAGAGCGTCTGGAGGTGAGGATGAAAAGGCTGGAAGCGAAGTACGCCCCTCTCCACCTTGTGCCTCTAATTGAGAGGTTGGGAACCCCACAG CAAATTGCCATTGCCCGTGAGGGGGATCTGCTGACCAAAGAGCGTCTGTGCTGCGGCCTGTCCATGTTCGAGGTCATCCTGACGCGCATCCGCAGCTTCCTGCAGGACGGGGTGTGGCGCGGGCCCCCCCCCACCAACGGTGTGATGCATGTCGACGAGTGTATGGAGTTCCACCGCCTGTGGAGCGCCATGCAGTTCGTCTACTGCATCCCAGTAGGCACACACGAGTTCACCGCGGA GCAGTGCTTCGGGGACGGGCTGAACTGGGCCGGCTGTGCCATCATTGTGCTGTTGGGACAGCAGCGTCGCTTTGACCTCTTTGACTTCTGCTACCATCTGCTCAAAGTCCAAAGACAGGACGGCAAGGATGAGATCATCAAAAATGTG CCCCTGAAGAAGATGGCGGACCGCATTAGGAAATACCAGATCCTTAACAATGAGATCTTCGCCATCCTCAACAAGTACATGAAGGCGGTGGAGACGGACAGTTCCACTGTGGAGCACGTTCGCTGTTTCCAGCCTCCTATACACCAATCCCTGGCTACCACCTGTTGA